In Micromonospora sp. NBC_01813, the following are encoded in one genomic region:
- the secG gene encoding preprotein translocase subunit SecG translates to MPIEFAYVLIVLLVITSVMLTMLILLHKGKGGGMSSMFGGGVSTSLAGSSVAEKNLDRYTVLAGIVWFACIVGLGLWLKVAMNTGV, encoded by the coding sequence ATGCCGATCGAGTTCGCCTACGTATTGATCGTGTTGCTGGTGATCACGAGCGTGATGCTCACCATGCTGATCCTGCTGCACAAGGGCAAGGGCGGCGGCATGTCCAGCATGTTCGGTGGCGGGGTGAGCACCAGCCTGGCCGGATCCTCGGTGGCTGAGAAGAACCTCGACCGGTACACCGTGCTCGCCGGCATCGTGTGGTTCGCCTGCATCGTCGGCCTGGGCCTGTGGCTCAAGGTCGCGATGAACACGGGTGTGTGA
- a CDS encoding sulfotransferase domain-containing protein produces the protein MINRTFTFAKHHTPSPVRVAVRWTMLETRNARSRLTVPVTTRCEYDNVYHCTVRKTASQWVKSLLSDPVVYRHSGLLPFDQRVHRRRYPDAIPPGRVASSLFVSRKRFDSIPKPEKYRAFFIQRDPRDIVVSSYFSLRGSHTPMGDILQHRKILRETPAKEGMLYIIKHLSETNLFSCLRSWVVAPSTEAVRIFRYEDLTGEQQLDEVDQLLRHCGIALPRPDLVALLERHGFSRMRKTRLEDGSNSHYRKGEAGDWMNHFDDDIYEAFVKATGDLVQRCGYPTREEALRDLEAPHQGDPVG, from the coding sequence CTGATTAATCGGACCTTCACCTTCGCGAAGCACCACACGCCCAGTCCGGTGCGGGTGGCCGTGCGATGGACGATGCTTGAGACGCGAAATGCCAGAAGTCGGCTGACGGTCCCGGTGACCACGCGGTGCGAGTACGACAACGTCTATCACTGTACGGTTCGCAAGACGGCGAGCCAATGGGTGAAATCGCTACTCAGTGACCCGGTCGTGTATCGCCATTCCGGATTGTTGCCCTTCGACCAGCGGGTGCACCGCCGGCGCTACCCGGACGCCATCCCGCCCGGCCGTGTCGCCTCGTCGCTCTTTGTCTCCCGCAAGCGCTTCGACTCGATCCCCAAGCCGGAAAAGTACCGCGCGTTCTTCATCCAACGTGACCCGCGCGACATCGTCGTCTCGAGCTACTTCTCGCTGCGCGGCTCCCACACGCCGATGGGCGACATTCTGCAGCACCGGAAGATCCTCCGGGAAACACCGGCCAAGGAAGGGATGCTGTACATCATCAAGCACCTTTCCGAGACCAACCTCTTCTCCTGTCTCCGGTCGTGGGTGGTCGCGCCCAGCACGGAAGCGGTCCGCATTTTCCGGTACGAGGATCTGACCGGCGAACAGCAGTTGGATGAGGTGGATCAGCTGCTGCGGCACTGCGGGATTGCGCTTCCTCGGCCTGATCTGGTGGCACTGCTCGAGCGGCACGGTTTCTCCCGGATGCGGAAGACCCGGCTGGAGGACGGGTCGAATTCTCACTACCGCAAGGGTGAAGCCGGCGACTGGATGAACCACTTCGACGACGACATCTACGAAGCCTTCGTCAAAGCGACCGGTGACCTTGTCCAGCGTTGCGGCTACCCCACCCGGGAGGAGGCGCTTCGTGACCTTGAAGCGCCCCACCAAGGGGACCCTGTCGGTTAG
- a CDS encoding RNA polymerase-binding protein RbpA — protein sequence MASTNTIRGSRVGASPARPTERAQPAPRRQTTYWCANAHEVDISLAADVTTPETWECPRCGLPAGQDRHNPPARPRNEPYKSHLAYVKERRSEADGEAILAEALAAVRARRGEV from the coding sequence ATGGCGAGCACCAACACCATCCGTGGCAGCAGGGTGGGCGCCAGCCCGGCCCGACCGACCGAGCGGGCGCAACCCGCGCCGCGGCGGCAGACGACCTACTGGTGCGCCAACGCGCACGAGGTGGACATCAGCCTGGCCGCCGACGTGACGACGCCGGAAACCTGGGAGTGCCCTCGCTGCGGGCTGCCCGCCGGGCAGGACCGACACAACCCGCCGGCGCGCCCGCGCAACGAGCCGTACAAGTCGCACCTGGCGTACGTGAAGGAGCGGCGCAGCGAGGCCGACGGCGAGGCCATCCTCGCCGAAGCACTCGCGGCGGTCCGCGCCCGGCGCGGCGAGGTCTGA
- the tpiA gene encoding triose-phosphate isomerase, whose translation MAGNWKMNLNHLEAIALVQKLAFSLNVQQLTDVEAVVLPPFTALRSVQTLIDGDKLVIGYGAQDLSPYAGGAYTGDISGAMLAKLGCQYVTVGHSERRAYHHEDDSVVKAKVAAALANGITPILCVGEGLDVREANGHVAHCNDQLTAALAGLTAEQVVKVVVAYEPVWAIGTGKTATPADAQEVCGAVRARLAELYDGATANQVRVLYGGSVKAANIAAIMAEVDVDGALIGGASLDAEEFAQIVRFPEHVKR comes from the coding sequence ATGGCCGGCAACTGGAAGATGAACCTCAACCACCTGGAAGCGATCGCGCTGGTCCAGAAGCTGGCGTTCAGCCTGAACGTGCAGCAGCTGACCGACGTCGAGGCGGTGGTGCTGCCGCCGTTCACCGCGCTGCGCAGCGTGCAGACCCTGATCGACGGCGACAAGCTGGTCATCGGGTACGGCGCACAGGACCTGTCGCCGTACGCCGGTGGTGCCTACACCGGAGACATCTCCGGGGCGATGCTGGCGAAGCTGGGCTGCCAGTACGTCACCGTCGGGCACTCGGAGCGGCGGGCCTACCACCACGAGGACGACTCGGTGGTCAAGGCCAAGGTCGCGGCCGCGCTCGCCAACGGGATCACCCCGATCCTGTGCGTCGGCGAAGGTCTCGACGTGCGGGAGGCCAACGGGCACGTCGCGCACTGCAACGACCAGTTGACCGCAGCGCTCGCCGGGCTGACCGCCGAGCAGGTGGTCAAGGTCGTCGTCGCGTACGAGCCGGTCTGGGCGATCGGCACCGGCAAGACCGCCACCCCGGCGGACGCCCAGGAGGTCTGCGGTGCGGTCCGGGCCCGGCTCGCCGAGCTGTACGACGGGGCCACCGCCAACCAGGTCCGGGTGCTCTACGGTGGCTCGGTCAAGGCGGCGAACATCGCGGCGATCATGGCCGAGGTCGATGTCGACGGTGCGCTGATCGGCGGAGCCAGCCTGGACGCCGAGGAGTTCGCGCAGATCGTCCGGTTCCCGGAGCACGTGAAGCGCTGA